The proteins below come from a single Vitis vinifera cultivar Pinot Noir 40024 chromosome 9, ASM3070453v1 genomic window:
- the LOC132254354 gene encoding probable LRR receptor-like serine/threonine-protein kinase At1g05700, whose amino-acid sequence MDVRSFPEGDRNCYALPPGQGKNHKYLIRAWFMYGNYDSKNQPLVFKLYLGVDEWATVNITNASVIIRKEIIHIPTTDDIDVCLVNAGSGTPFISVLELQQLNDSIYSPTEPGSLLLHDRWDFGTQKEKWSLIRSKDDVYDRIWRPFTKSSWESINSSVVRSSFSVSDYKLPGIVMATAATPANESEPLRISLDIDDDPSQKLYIYMHFAEVKEGVFREFTTFVNDDEAWGGTVLTTYLFSYTAESDYSMSGSTTKKLSFSLKRTNRSTLPPIINAMEVYIIKEFSQASTQQNDVDAIKGIKSEYAVSRNWQGDPCLPIKYQWDGLTCSLDISPAIITL is encoded by the exons ATGGACGTTAGAAGCTTCCCAGAAGGAGACAGGAATTGTTACGCCCTACCACCAGGACAAGGCAAGAATCATAAGTATTTGATCAGGGCTTGGTTCATGTATGGGAATTATGATTCCAAGAATCAACCTCTAGTCTTCAAACTATATCTGGGTGTTGATGAATGGGCTACGGTGAATATAACAAATGCCTCTGTTATCATCAGAAAGGAAATCATACACATTCCGACAACAGATGACATAGATGTGTGTCTAGTAAACGCAGGTTCCGGGACGCCATTCATATCGGTGCTAGAGCTCCAACAGCTTAATGATTCCATTTATAGTCCAACTGAACCAGGATCCCTGCTACTCCATGACAGATGGGATTTTGGTACACAAAAAGAGAAGTGGAGCTTAATCAG GAGCAAAGATGATGTTTACGACCGGATTTGGAGACCATTCACAAAGTCGTCTTGGGAGTCCATTAATTCATCAGTTGTAAGATCTTCCTTTAGTGTCTCTGACTATAAACTGCCAGGGATTGTCATGGCGACTGCTGCAACACCTGCAAATGAAAGTGAACCCTTGCGAATCTCTTTAGACATAGATGATGATCCTTCTCAAAAGTTATACATTTACATGCACTTTGCCGAGGTTAAGGAAGGCGTGTTCAGAGAATTTACTACCTTCGTGAATGATGATGAGGCATGGGGTGGGACTGTGCTTACTACATACCTTTTTTCCTACACGGCAGAGAGCGACTATTCCATGAGCGGAAGTACCACAAAGAAATTGTCCTTTTCACTAAAAAGAACAAACAGATCCACGCTTCCACCAATTATCAATGCTATGGAGGTTTACATAATAAAAGAATTCTCACAAGCATCAACTCAACAAAACGATG TTGATGCAATCAAGGGGATCAAATCAGAGTACGCAGTGAGCAGGAACTGGCAAGGAGACCCATGTCTCCCCATCAAATACCAATGGGATGGCCTGACTTGCAGCCTCGATATTTCCCCTGCTATAATCACATTGTGA
- the LOC100261771 gene encoding GDSL esterase/lipase APG produces MAIWGGAAALVLALALQFATMADAQGTTSIAPAMILFGDSAVDSGNNNYFPTAFKANYLPYGKDFISHQPTGRFCNGKLATDITADILGFETYPPAYLSPQATGKNLLVGANFGSAAAGYDDNTAIINHAIPLSQQLEYYKEYRVKLAKVAGSKRAAAILKGALYLVGFGTADFLQNYYVNPSLKKLYTPDQYSTYLATIFSSFIKDLYGLGARKIGVVPLPPLGCFPETITMFRYRKHGCIARINKNAQGFNNKINTTAISLQKKLPALKIVVFDIFKPLHDVFTSPSDYGFAEARKGCCQTRKTGTVPILCDPKSPGTCRNASQYVFWDDVHLSQATNQMLAESMLLQGISLI; encoded by the exons ATGGCTATCTGGGGTGGTGCAGCAGCATTGGTTTTGGCACTGGCATTGCAGTTTGCCACCATGGCTGATGCTCAAGGAACCACCAGTATTGCTCCGGCGATGATATTGTTCGGGGACTCAGCGGTGGACAGCGGGAATAATAACTACTTCCCCACTGCTTTCAAGGCCAATTACCTTCCTTATGGGAAGGACTTCATCAGCCATCAGCCTACTGGGAGGTTCTGCAATGGGAAACTAGCCACTGATATCACCG CTGACATTCTAGGGTTTGAGACCTATCCACCAGCTTATCTTAGCCCACAGGCCACAGGGAAGAACCTTCTGGTTGGGGCCAACTTTGGCTCTGCTGCAGCTGGTTATGATGACAATACAGCCATCATTAAC cATGCAATACCATTGTCGCAACAGTTGGAGTATTACAAGGAATACAGAGTAAAGCTAGCGAAAGTGGCAGGTAGTAAGAGAGCAGCAGCCATCCTCAAGGGTGCATTATACCTAGTTGGCTTTGGTACTGCagattttcttcaaaattactaTGTCAATCCTTCCCTCAAGAAACTCTACACTCCTGATCAGTATTCCACATACCTTGCCACCATTTTCTCAAGCTTCATCAAG GACTTGTATGGCTTGGGAGCAAGGAAAATTGGGGTAGTTCCACTCCCACCATTGGGTTGCTTTCCAGAGACCATTACTATGTTCCGGTACCGTAAGCATGGTTGCATCGCCAGGATCAATAAGAATGCCCAAGGATTCAATAACAAGATCAACACAACAGCCATAAGTCTCCAGAAGAAACTGCCTGCCCTCAAGATCGTTGTCTTCGACATTTTTAAGCCCCTCCATGATGTTTTTACATCTCCTTCAGACTATG GTTTTGCAGAAGCCAGGAAAGGTTGCTGCCAGACACGTAAAACAGGGACAGTTCCCATACTCTGTGACCCAAAGTCTCCAGGAACTTGCCGGAATGCCAGTCAATATGTGTTTTGGGACGATGTCCATCTGTCCCAGGCTACTAATCAGATGCTTGCCGAATCAATGCTTCTCCAGGGCATTTCCCTCATTTGA
- the LOC104877427 gene encoding GDSL esterase/lipase APG — MGIHCCWALFLALALALTFATIGEAQDATLVPAIITFGDSAVDVGNNDYLLTIFKANYPPYGRDFINHQPTGRFCNGKLATDITADTLGFKTYPPAYLSPKASGKNLLIGANFASAGSGYDDKTAILSHAIPLSQQLEYYKEYQAKLAKVAGSQKAATIIKDALYVVGAGSSDFIQNYYVNPFLNKVYTPDQYASILVGIFSSFIKDLYGLGARRIGLTSLPPLGCLPATKTLFGFHQSGCVSRLNTDAQGFNKKINSAVSSLQKQLSGLKIAVFDIYKPLYDIIKSPSDYGFAEASRGCCGTGTIETTSLLCNPKSIGTCPNATQYVFWDSVHPSQAANQVLADALILQGIGLIG, encoded by the exons ATGGGCATCCATTGTTGCTGGGCATTGTTTTTGGCCTTGGCATTGGCATTGACCTTTGCCACCATCGGCGAAGCTCAGGACGCAACTCTTGTTCCAGCCATCATAACTTTTGGAGACTCTGCTGTAGATGTTGGGAATAATGACTATCTCCTCACCATTTTCAAGGCCAATTACCCTCCTTATGGAAGGGACTTCATCAACCATCAGCCTACAGGGAGGTTCTGCAATGGAAAACTAGCCACAGACATTACTG CTGACACTCTTGGCTTCAAGACTTACCCCCCAGCATACCTTAGCCCCAAGGCATCAGGGAAGAACCTTCTGATTGGAGCCAACTTTGCCTCTGCTGGCTCTGGTTATGATGACAAAACAGCCATCTTAAGT CATGCAATTCCATTGTCTCAACAATTAGAGTACTACAAGGAGTACCAAGCTAAGCTAGCAAAGGTAGCAGGTAGTCAAAAAGCGGCCACCATTATCAAGGATGCACTATATGTAGTGGGAGCTGGTAGCAGCGATTTTATTCAGAATTACTATGTCAATCCTTTCCTTAACAAAGTATACACTCCTGATCAGTATGCCTCAATCCTCGTTGGCATATTTTCGAGCTTCATCAAG GACTTGTATGGCTTGGGGGCAAGGAGAATTGGGCTGACTTCACTCCCACCATTAGGCTGCCTGCCAGCAACAAAAACTTTATTCGGGTTCCATCAGAGCGGTTGTGTATCCAGGCTCAACACCGACGCCCAAGGCTTCAACAAGAAAATCAATTCAGCAGTCTCAAGTCTGCAGAAGCAACTTTCAGGCCTCAAAATTGCTGTGTTTGACATTTATAAGCCCCTCTATGATATCATCAAGTCTCCTTCAGACTACG GTTTTGCAGAAGCCAGTAGAGGTTGCTGTGGAACAGGGACAATAGAGACAACATCCTTGCTCTGCAACCCAAAATCCATAGGGACTTGCCCAAATGCCACTCAGTATGTGTTTTGGGACAGTGTCCATCCATCTCAGGCTGCTAATCAGGTTCTTGCTGATGCACTGATTCTCCAAGGGATTGGACTCATTGGATGA
- the LOC100244634 gene encoding senescence-induced receptor-like serine/threonine-protein kinase → MPLYLASRNLSSSNLAGNILTSFSGLKSLQNLDLSYNNLTGPVPEFFADLPSLTTLNLTGNNLTGSVPQAVMDKLKDGTLSLGENPSLCQSASCQGKEKKKSRFLVPVLIAIPNVIVILILITALAMIIRKFRRRETKEKSGNSEFTYSEVVSITNNFSQTIGRGGFGQVFLGTLADGTQVAVKVHSESSIQEAKALQAEVKLLTRVHHKNLVRLIGYCDDGTNMVLIYEYMSNGNLQQKLSGREAADVLNWEERLQIAVDAAHGLEYLHNGCKPPIVHRDMKSSNILLTETLEAKIADFGMSRDLESGALLSTDPVGTPGYLDPEYQSAGLNKKSDVYSFGIVLLELLTGRPAIIPGGIYIVVWVSHMIERGDIESIVDRRLQGEFNTNSAWKAVEIALACVASTGMQRPDMSHVVVDLKECLETGVASRRIKMVGSHLEDVPVVLSTESAPHAR, encoded by the exons ATGCCACTCTACCTAGCAAGCAGGAACCTCTCATCCAGCAATTTGGCCGGGAATATACTTACTTCATTTTCGGGTCTCAAATCTTTACAAAATCT GGATTTATCATACAACAACTTGACTGGACCAGTACCAGAATTTTTTGCAGACTTGCCATCTTTAACAACCCT TAACTTAACGGGGAACAACCTAACAGGTTCGGTTCCACAGGCTGTTATGGATAAGTTGAAGGATGGAACTCTGAG TCTTGGCGAAAATCCAAGTCTTTGTCAGTCAGCCTCGTGCCAaggaaaggagaagaagaagagcagGTTCCTTGTTCCTGTTCTCATAGCCATTCCGAATGTAATTGTGATCCTGATCCTCATAACTGCCCTTGCAATGATCATCCGGAAGTTCAGAAGGAGAGAAACCAAAg AGAAGTCAGGGAATTCCGAGTTCACTTACTCTGAGGTAGTGAGTATCACCAATAACTTTAGTCAGACCATCGGTAGAGGAGGATTCGGACAAGTTTTTCTAGGCACTTTGGCAGATGGCACTCAGGTTGCCGTCAAGGTGCATTCTGAATCATCAATACAAGAAGCTAAGGCATTACAAGCTGAG GTGAAACTCTTGACGAGAGTTCATCATAAAAACTTGGTTCGTCTAATTGGGTACTGTGATGACGGTACAAACATGGTTCTCATTTATGAATACATGTCCAATGGAAACCTGCAACAGAAGTTATCag GGAGAGAAGCCGCAGATGTTTTGAATTGGGAAGAGAGACTTCAAATTGCAGTAGATGCAGCACATG GATTGGAGTATCTACACAATGGCTGTAAGCCACCAATAGTCCACAGAGACATGAAATCTTCCAACATTCTATTAACTGAAACACTGGAAGCGAAGATAGCTGATTTTGGGATGTCCAGAGATCTTGAAAGTGGTGCTCTCTTATCAACTGACCCAGTAGGCACACCTGGATATCTTGATCCTGA ATACCAGTCAGCGGGTTTGAATAAGAAGAGCGATGTTTATAGCTTTGGGATTGTTTTGTTGGAGCTACTCACCGGCCGGCCTGCAATAATCCCTGGGGGCATTTATATAGTTGTATGGGTTAGTCATATGATTGAAAGAGGGGATATTGAAAGCATTGTTGATCGaaggttacaaggagagttcaACACCAATTCTGCCTGGAAAGCAGTAGAGATAGCCTTAGCATGTGTAGCATCAACAGGAATGCAAAGGCCAGACATGAGTCATGTAGTGGTAGACTTGAAGGAATGTTTGGAGACAGGGGTGGCTTCCAGGAGAATTAAGATGGTAGGTAGCCATCTAGAAGATGTTCCCGTGGTTCTTAGCACTGAATCGGCTCCCCATGCTAGGTAG